aacaaatttaaatacaaataCATGCAAACTTCAATTTCATAATGCATAAGATTGTGATGCCTTCTGGTAAGCGACATTCTGAAAAGATTTTTTGGAGCTTCATCAGGCTTTATAATCAGATATAAAATCGTTATGCTTTGGAAGGCACACTGATATTTGTTTCTGTAGCTTCAGTAGTTTGGTTCACAGCACAAAACATAGATTAAATTTGCAGAATTTGTCTACaagtgtgtgcatgcatgacCTCACAAAAAACTTGAAATACTCAACTCGGTGGTAATAGCAGGATACAGTACATGCTTGTGTgtgtgcaagagagagagagagagagagagagagagagagagagagagttgcaccTGACAGAGAAAAGGCAGAAGCTGAAACATAGACTGCATAcaggagaaagagaaggcagAAGAAGTTGGTTCTGGGCTTTATTCCCATTCGGAGACCTGAAAGAGCTGAGTTAAGAGGAGAGAAGAGGTAGGTTATGGCAATATTGAATGTGTGCGTGTGAAGTTGGGGGGGTGGTTGTGTGTGGGGATTTactaggaggaggaggaggtatTTATCAAATCTGTGTGCAAACGGTGAAGGTTCCTTTTTGACCATCTATGTGGCACTGGTTAACACAAGCAGGGAACAAGCGTGCCAAATTTTggcagagagaaaagaaagtctGAAGGTGTGAAAGCAGAGACTATTAATGAGGTCCCCCTTGTCCTTcctgtcttcttccttccttttctatcagaaagaattttgaaaggaaaaggaaaggttCAAGCGCTAGTCCATAGATGACTTCTGTAACTCTACAATGATGACGGCTGGGGAGCAGCACTAGAGTTAGCAGAATTTCAACTTTTCTAGCGTCTTCCATTCAGCATTGCAGATGCATACCAAGAACTGGTTTCTGTTATGTGGTCCTTATATGAGAGCTCTTGCTTACTGCTTAGCAGGAGAACAATTTCAGTGAGGACAAGAAGCGGCCATGCTACCAGCCTGTAAGGGGCCCCTGGTTGGTTCTCATTATGCAATGCCCTGCTCCAAGATGAAAGAATTGGATGGTTCCAAAATGCCATCTATGAGTCTCTCTAATCTTCATGGAATCCTGCAGTGAGTGACCATTTATCAGACTTTTCTTATCTTTCCTGTTTGGACGACAAAGGAAATCATCCAGATTTTTACCTGTTGGACTTGCCGATTCAAAAGTGCACATTTATTGCACCATGTTCCCTTGTATCTCTCTAAAATTTCCAAGTTCCCTTTCCTTGTCCGATGGCAAGGTCTAGCGAGTCTAGCCATTGCCTCCGCTTTCCTGAAACATGTATTCTTTGTATGAAACTGTAACCCTTCCCCAGTTATAATAAGAAGGAAGCAAGAAGTGCTTTCTGTTACCACCCAGTACTCTGAAAGTATGTGGCACTTGCCGACTCAAGAGGAGCATTTTTGACATGCCCCTTTCATTAATTTTCACCAGTGTAAAACCCTGCAACTCTCCCTGTCCTTGCGCCAAAGCACCCATCTTTTACACCTTCCTCCATGCAGAGGCTTCAAGTGCACAGAGCGGTTATGCTTGTTTTTTCCTCTGACAAGACCACTCGAGAGGAAAAGGTTTATGCAGTGTCGACTATAGACCGTAGACTAAACCTGCAGTGGTCCCAAAATCAGGCCTGCActgtacttttattttatgctGCAGCAACCTGTAAAAGGCAAGCCATTTATGGTCATTTGGAAAAGGATACCATGCATGAGAAAattctttcaacttttttccAGCAGAATGTAAGTCAGAAGGAATTTGGATTACCTCTCAaccctttgatttttttcattccttcCTTTAAAATTTAGACATCCAGACACAACAAActattctttccttttcattccctCTGTTCTATCCAACAGGCAGAGGGGATTTCAGAGGTATCTGTTGTTTGACAATCCCTCGTGAATTTCTGGGGAAGTATTTGTTTCGTTTATTTTCATTGAATGTTCGCTTCATGCAATTCACTATACCGTGGGAACCAAATTCCCGGGGAAGGGAGCACAAATTACCCAATGGAAATTGGCCCGTGAAAAtttatgattcatttttttgtgaatttattTTATAAGCGGACGATGACGTGATTTTGAATGTTAAGTGGTTAATTgtaaatatgtttttatttatttttcgcAATAATGCAAGCACATGCATTCCTGTAGCTTTTCTGTGAAAGTACCTTTTTTCTTTACCTAATTTCCATCAAATTTTAAGGCCGGAAAATGAGCTGATCAACCGGATACGAGGACCTTCTTCAAGGTCATATATGGATGTAAATAAATCCGATTTAGATTGAATACCCAACCAACCTGCTTCTAGAAAAATCTGacatgaaaaaatattgaacatcagattaagaaattggatcgtattcagatttaagaaagaTTGGAATAAAATATGATCAAGTTCAAATTCTTATTCGgattaaatttggttttaaataaatattctacaTTCAATGTTCAAACGCTCTGggttcttaacatatcataatgcgGTTTTGTTCTGCTTAAAAGATTCGTATGTGAATttatggatttggatcagatttagaatGAGAATTCAGATTCAGGTTTGGTATCAGCCTTTTTCATTTGTAATCCAATATGAATTCAAATGTAAATATGTGGATATCCAAAAAAGGGGATATGTTTATCAAAGATAAGTTCAGATCCTTATTCAGattgaatttggttttaaataaatattctacaTTCAACGGTCAAACAATCTGGAATTGggttcttaacatatcatatgCAGTTTTGATTCGGTTTAGAAGACTTgtatgtgaatttaaaaattggatttggatcggattttGATTGAGAATTCAGATTCAGGTTTGGTATAAGCCTTTTTTCATTTGCAATCCAAcatgaattcaaatataaatatgtgaatatccaaaaaagggGTTATGTTTATCAAGTTCAGattgaatttggttttaaataaatattctacaTTCAATGTTCAAACACTGTGGAAGTGGGTTCTTAAAATATCATAATGCGGTTTTGATTTGGTTTAAAAGACTCgtatgtgaatttaaaaattggatttggatcagatttagattgagAATTCAGATTCAAGTTTGGTATAAGCCTTTCTTCATTTGTAATCCAATATGAATTAAAATAtagatatgtgaatatccaaaaaaaagtAATGGCAAACTCACTTGAATGGCCCTTGAAGACCATGAGGAGCTGCTGTCAAAATCAACTTAAATTAGCGGATTCGAATCAAATCGGTGGCGAATCGGTGACCGATTCAAGGGAGCTATgccaattttttaattgtttctaaaaatattatataaatttttaaactaATATTATAACTTATATACGTATATCTTTATTTCTAATATTTTTGGCTAATTGATAACTAATTCCGGTCGATTCGGCGAGTTAGCAGCACCTGACTTTGAGAACCGGTGAACCTGATTTTGAGAACAAATCAGGAACTGGTTCCCAGTTCCGATATTCAAAACACAGATCTGGTATCAGATAAAGCCTGACCCGGTGCTCGCGGGACCCGTCGCCGCCAAAGCCCTGCCGCCCTTTCAAAGGTACCCTGCTTGCCGACCGTTGGTTCCCGcaacgtttaaaaaaaaattgaagtcgtcTCACGCCATCCCTCTTCAGACTTCAGCCATTGAGTTATACCTTCCTTTCTAATAAGATGATCGACAGCTTCCCGCCAAACAAGTTGGTTCTTCTAGATCAAATGGCGTCTCCTTTACGTGACTCGCTCTTACTTCTCTCTGCCTTCAGATTCCTTCTCTATTCTTGCGTTCAAATCCGACGGTTTCAATCTCTATCCCTCTTACTCGTTCTTTCTTCAGATTCTCTCTCTATTCTTTCattatctctttctttatgCAAAAAAATGGCTTGTCGTCTTGAATTTCTTTGATTGCTAAACTTAGGATCCAATTTTCGTCTAGAAACTATTTGTATTCTTTCCTTCCTCTCAAAATTCCTGTTGCCGTAGACTAGAGTTTTGcaaataatatttgtttctCAAACCTATATCAGGATTGAACTCATTTTGTTGCTTCACGTCCTCCCCAACAATAAATATCCCCGGGGTTTCTCCAGTTCGAATATCGACTACTCTGCGACAAATAACTTTCTGCAGTTTCACTTTCTTGTTTCCTGACCCCTACAAAGAAGTTAGAGAAGCTAAAGCTCGTTTCTCCAAATCGAAGCATGGCACAAGAAGAAGGAACCGCTGCTGCTTCTGTGGTTGATTCGGCTGCTGCTTCTGTGGTTGATTCAGCTGCTGCTTCTGTGGTTGATTCAGCTGCTGCAGCCCATAGCAGCGAAATTCAGGAAGAAGTGAGTGTCCCTGGAGTAGAATCGTGTAAATACTCAAGAAGGGTCGCTTTACGTGCCATTCTAAGCCGGCCTGATGGGGGGTTGGGCTTGGTTGGGCATAGGGTTGTCATTGGTGGGTGGGTGAAATCTGGTAAGGTGCAAAAAAAGGATACCCCTGCGCCTTCTTCATCTTCTACGGATGGGATTTGCTCTCTCATACTTCAGTCACGACTCCCAAATTGTTTACGTTCAATTATAAGGGCTTTGGCAGGAGGTAGGCAGGTTTCTTTTAATAGATTGGATGGGTTAGTGAGAGAAGAAGTTCAAGATTTAACTGGCTTTGTTCGCTTGCAAGTGAATGATGGATCTTGTGCTTCAAATCTTCAGGTGTGTTCCTAAATTTTTCTTAAGCTAAGGAAACTTTTGAATTCTTGAATTTCAAAAAGCATGTGCTTCTACAAGTTTCCAGATTAGGATTGAAGGATATAATACTGCTTTATGTTGATAGatcctcctttttctttaacTTAGTGGACAATTTATTAAACAGCTGTTTTAGTTCAAGCTGTCcaaaataaataatttcaaCCTCATGACATAGACAGGGACGTAATTTAAGAAATGGTTCTGAAatatttcctttccctttctaaTTGATGtcttgagaaaaatgttgataaCTGGCTTCCGTATGTACCAAGCACAAACCTGTAAGGGAATTTATGTGTTATGGGCAGGCAACAGAAGTATTTGGAATTTCTTTTCTAGCGCTCTACACTCTTTCATGATGGTggtcattcttcttttttgctctGAAATGTTTTCGTTGTCATGCCATGTCCTAACTGTTGTAGTCCTAAATTAGGATACTGGCAACTAGTAATTCCTGTTTCCTAGACCACTAAAAAGGATTACACTGAGTTGGATAAAGTTTGCTTCCTGTTGTTTGGTAGGTGGTATTCGACTCATCAATGGTTCCTCTTGGCCAAGTTACATCCAGAGGAAGTTGTATATTAGCAGAGGGAGTTCTGCAGACAGCAACTGAACCAGGAAAGCAAAAGCTGGAACTCAAATTAGAAAAGATTCTTCACGTTGGAGTTGTTGATCCAATGACTTATCCTTTCACAAAGACAAAAATGCCTTTGGATTTCCTGAGGAACTACTCGCATTTTCGGTCTCGTACAACAGTGGTAACTTCAATGTTCCAGTGCTTTTTGGATTATTCAATCACATGAATTTGACTGGTTTTCAGAAGTAGAAgagaaaaatagtttttcttGGATCGTTCACAGCAAGTTTTTCAGTTATCCCTGAACACATAGAACATGTCACGCTTTTCTTCATGATGCTGATGTTCACTTTCCCATGTTCAGGCAGCATCAGTTGCTCGAATTCGTAATGCAGCTGCATGTGCTACTCAGATATTCTTCCAGAATCATGGGTTCCTATATGTGCATACACCCATTATCACTACTTCAAATGCCCAAGGTGGCAGTGCAGTATTCCAGGTTACAACTCTCCTGAGCGAAGCGGAAAACATGGAGTTGAAGGCAGTAGGTGATTATGGTCAAGCTGAGGTGGAAGCTGCAAAGGCATCCCTTAAGGAAAAAAGTGATAGGATAGAGGAACTAAAAAGAAGTGACAGTAACAAAGAAACACTAGCAGTAGCAGTGCAGGATCTTCAAAAGACCCAACAACTGACATCCGAAATGGAAGCACGTCTAAGACTAGAATCGGTATTTGAATATAAGGATGGCAAGCTGAACTTCGCAAAAGATTTCTTTTCTCAGAAGGCATTTTTGACTTCATCTGCTCAGCTTCATCTTGAGAGCTATGCATGTGCTCTTGGTAATGTTTATACATGTGGTCCAACATTTCAAGCAGAAAAGGATCAAGCTGCAAAGTGCTTAGCTGAGACATGGATGGTGGAGGCTGAACTTGCCTTCACAGTATTGGAGGTGtgctttctcttgttttttcttgctgATGATTACTATCACGTAGATGCAATAGGATTTACCTTTCATTGTAAAGCTTCTGATTCTTCTGTTCAGTATTGCTGTTTATTTATCTGGGAATTGTTATTTGTGGTTATACTTCTTGAGTTCAACATGAAGAGGTCATGCTTAATTTCAAAGGAGGTCTTTTTCAAGTTAAACTAATGgagctcttctttttttttttttcaaatggtgCAATGCATTCTTGTCTCAATACTTCCATAGCAACTTGCATATATGATTAGAAGTTGAGGGCTTCAACTTTTTCTGAACTAACATTGAAGAGATCTTTATTTTTCAACACCAGGAAACAATGACCTGTGCAGAGGATTATTTAAAATTTCTGTGTCAGTGGATCCTTGATAATTGCCTTGATGACATTAAGCTACTATCAGGCAGAACTAAGAAACGCAACCTGGAGTTCCTTCGATTGGCAGCATCGAGCGTATATGAGAGAATTACTTACATAAATGCAATTGAGCTTCTGAAGAAAGGAAACTTTAAAATTGACTACGGAATGCAACTAGGCGATGAACatgaaaggtctctctctctctctctctctctctctctctcttcccccctcCTCCCCCCCACCACAAAGGTGACTGTTTTCTGAACGATAGCCCAAACTTTTTTATGACTTCTACTCCAGTTTCCCAGTCTTTTGTCAGCAATGCTACCTTTATATATTTGTTAATGATGCTTGCAGATATTTGAGAGACCTCAAAACTTTTTTCACTTCTACTTCAGATTATCAATCTTTTGTTAATGATGCtgatttgtttatatttgtCAATGATGTTTGCAGATATTTGACAGATGAAACATTCAAAAAGCCAGTCATTTTGTACAATTACCCAAAAGAGCTAACTCAATTTCATACTCGAATTAATGATGATGGAAAGACAGCAGCTGCTTTTAACATTCTTCTGCCTAAGGTAAGTATTAAACAGTAATAGCTCTCAATGAACTGACTTGGGTTGGCGGTGAGAGAGTAGAGGGATTTATTGTTTTTCCTTGTACAAGTATCTTAGCAAGGTAGTCTTAGATGCAAGAGCCATACTTTGTTTGCAGCTGTGGTTCGTTCATTCTGGTAATGATATAATGACTTGGGTTGGTGAATTTCTTTGTTAAGGGTCAAGTTTTGATTAAAGGAAGCCAAAGGGAGGAGCGCTTTGAAGCCATTAACGAAAGGTACCAATATTTTGCAGATGATGATCTTATTATTGAACCTCCCTTCTTTGTTGATCCATACTACCTTAACTGTTAGAGGACATAGTGGTTCTTAGAGAAGGAAAAAGGTTAtcagagagaggaaagaaaactCTGATGGACAAGTGAAGTCGAGTTTATGCATTCATGGCTTATGTCCAGGattctttttttcgttttttcttctcatgtCCATACTCTCGTCCTTACCGACTATGCATCCCTGgcattttgtttttgtagtttGGTGTTTGTCACATTTTATGGATAATTTTTCTTACAGCTCAGATGGGCAAATCTTTcagatttaaaatttgaaaatcctGTCCATTTGAGGCACAGACCAAACATATGGAGAACTTACATATGGATGTTGTAGACCTTATAAAtcaggaagaggaggaagaatcACTTAAACAACTAAGGCACGTGAAATTTAAGAACTGTGTACTTTTTCACATcataaaatttaatgaaaaatacCCATATAAGTTGCAAGGCTTGGCAAGTTGAGTGTCTATCACCTTTCTACTAAAGCATATCACGTGTGGTAGTTGAACTCATTGATTTCATGATATGGGGTTATTATTTCAACCACGAGCTCATGGATTTAACCACACACTACCTCTCCTCCCAcactatctatctatctatctatctatctatctatctatttaTCTATCTACATTTAAGATCTgactctatctatctatctagaTTTAAGGTCTGGCCTAACGATCAGAAAGTTTTGATTTAAAATGTAGATCTAGATATCTATGCTCTGagtttatgaaaaatttgaggCATTGAATTTTGTAATCACTGACTTTTGGAGGATATTCTCTTACAGGTTCCAAGAGTTGGGGCTGCCAAAGGAGCCGTATGAGTGGTACCTGGACCTTCGCCGGCATGGAACTGTCAAACACTCTGGGTTCAGTCTTGGGTTCGACAAGATGGTGCAATTCGCGACCGGACTCGATGACGCCAGAGATGTCATTCCTTTCCCTAGATTTCAtggcaaaataaaaaactaacacCCTTCGTCCATGGGATTTATTGTCAAACATCTCAAGTATAAACAGGGAGAAGAAGGACATATCATCCTCCCATGTATGTAATAAACATTTGTGAATACAGTGATGCATTCagggaaaaggagaaggaaataCATGAGTGTTGATTATTTTCATGGGAATTTCACCTTCTTTCTGAATTTTACGATTTGCCAGTATAAATCGGCCCCGCCCATATCaggttttttatttaaaatattttgaaatatttattaaagtaaaaatgcttatttttccAACCCTTGTATCAAGGAGCAGATTGAGCACAGTATCATGCCTGAGATCTTGAGATGATTTTGTGGATGTAAAAGGGTTCAGGTTGGATCCAGCCTTTTACCAGACTTGACTTAATCAGGTTCGGAATCAGATTCTTGCTTTGTTCTAAAAAACTGACATTTATCAGCAATATGGTCATATCTTTGTCAGATCTATGTAGGGTATCTAATTTAAATATGGATTCGGGTGTGCAACTGCATGCCCAACTGAATGCAATTTACAATTTTGGATCCGGATTTAAGTCCAACTGAGAAGATCCGAAAGTGgttgtttaccttttttttcataaattcaacataagaagaaaaaagaacagtTGACAATTGAGAGAATTGAACATGCCCAACTGAATGCAATTTACAATTTTGGATCCGGATTTAAGTCCAACTGAGAAGATCCGAAAGAGGTTGTTTACCtttgtttttcataaattcaacataagaagaaaaaagaacagtTGACAATTGAACAATCGGCCGGCCGGTCCATAAATTGCAAATAAATTAGAGATGCCAACTGTTGCCTCTTTAAAAGGGAAGCTTTCATTTTAGTGCAGAAAACTCCCTTAGTGCAGTGCAACTGACACGATAAAAATTCGTTTTTGATGACACAAGATCAAATGCCATTTATGAAATAtgatgaaatttataaaaaacttCCCTACAATGGGTAATATGAGAAGAAAGtaagaattgaaaaaaaaaaagtgcttaacatccaattaagaaatttgaTTGggtttgaatttaagaaataacatctggTCGGATtcatcaaatttagatttgtaTCCACATTTGATTTCAAGTAGACATCTTACATGAATTGtccatatattttaaaagtcGGTTCTTAACATGTCAGAATGCGATCAAATTTGATTGCATATTCAAAAATCGGATTTAGATCtggatgaaaaaataaaagagcagATTTAGATCAGACTTgtattatgaatttaaaaattggatttaaaaattCGATTAGACTCTCTGTTGATGATTGACCGTTGCGTTTATAAGCGTCTAAACTACAATAGACGGCTTTTTCGCAAAGGGGTTTCAGTCGGTgtcaggggcggaggcaggtgtgggcaattacctACACAGActcataaaaataattatttttatattttgacaaTTATAGCACTTTTAagctcattaaaaatttaaaatttattactagtgtCTCTTAACCAGGCTTCACCCTCTCAGAGAGATCGAATGAACCATTCTCGGTCGTGCTGGCATGATATCATACATGGCTTCGCATCAATGCATCCTATTTGATAAATAAGATTGCATCATGTTGCCTGACATTGGAAAtagatttttaaattgaagGTTTCGTTCCAGGTCAATCCCTGATTTTGAAGCAATTGATGAATTTATTGCAATTGCTACTAATGAAGTTAGTTCAGACATTGATTCATTCCTGTGagtattttttcctttcagtGAAATGGATAAGTATTctttgcaagaaaaagaaaaaaattggatttataTAATGGAAAAATTGACTAGTTTTTCGAAGGACGCGAACCTATTTTGTTAGGGAATTGATAAATACGAACTTGTTTTAAGAATATGTATGTCATCATATGCATGATATTCAAGCCAAAGGATGAACTTGCAAAACACAATGAACAAAAACTGTTCATGCCAATGATGAAATATGCATGTCCTTGAGAGCCCAAGGCCGCATCAAGGCTCGGGCGTCGTGACAATGCACCTTCTTCCAGTgcatttgaaaatgaagaaacctTCAGGGGTTGTTCgctgtgggcaactgcccacatcagcccatATGTGGTTCCGCCTCTGTCTTCAGTTTAGTGCCGTATTTTGCTATATAAGATCCAAGATAGTATATTTCATGTGAATCGAACTAACTATAATATGGGATTGTGACAGGGTTGAGCATCCTTCTTCTAATCATaggaagtatatatatatatatatatgtatatatatatatatatatatatatatatatattatttgagataatatttcaatttttttttaaagggtagGCCTTGCAAAAGCATATTCATTGTGAAATACTACTTATTATCTCAGTTATTCTTTTGCATGTTGGAGAAGGCACTACTTATTCACTGCTGATTATGAGTTTTTAAGTTTGTGATTGTCAACTTAGTGATGTCTACAAGTCATTCATACAAAAGTTGCAAGGGAAAAGGGTTTCACCCTCGGCTGCACATGAGCTAACGCCCATGCCAATGTTGTCAAAATCGACTTTGGGACTGAACCCGCCGAGAAACTAGTTCAGTGATTAATAGGCATACTCGGGAGTTTCAGATGAATTAGTTGTGACTCGggagttcatatatatatatatatatcattttttcaaaatgcaaaaatatttagaaaatttataaataaaaattcctaataatatttaaaagaatATTTAAGGATTGACATGTGACATTATTTGAATGAGTGAGTGAATCGAATTTGGCTGATTGAGTCCGGCGTTGACATTGTGTAGCCAGCAAAATACATACTAAGAATATTAACAACACTTGACAAAGCTTTCAAAATCATTGTCCCCTAGTTAcagtaaagagagagagagagagagagagagagagagagagagagggagagagagagattggtataTAACATAGTCTTAGGTGCTAAACTAATAAGTGCTAAACTAATAAGGAATCATTTTGGTCATCcatctttccaaaaaaatgat
This window of the Nymphaea colorata isolate Beijing-Zhang1983 chromosome 2, ASM883128v2, whole genome shotgun sequence genome carries:
- the LOC116248614 gene encoding EPIDERMAL PATTERNING FACTOR-like protein 9, translating into MVKKEPSPFAHRFDKYLLLLLVNPHTQPPPQLHTHTFNIAITYLFSPLNSALSGLRMGIKPRTNFFCLLFLLYAVYVSASAFSLSGSVDGKGQRPPNTHHSGEGNLQEVSGGSDRSARRLLIGSTAPICTYNECRGCKTRCSAEQVPVNANDPMNSAYRYKCVCHW
- the LOC116248441 gene encoding asparagine--tRNA ligase, cytoplasmic 1-like, coding for MAQEEGTAAASVVDSAAASVVDSAAASVVDSAAAAHSSEIQEEVSVPGVESCKYSRRVALRAILSRPDGGLGLVGHRVVIGGWVKSGKVQKKDTPAPSSSSTDGICSLILQSRLPNCLRSIIRALAGGRQVSFNRLDGLVREEVQDLTGFVRLQVNDGSCASNLQVVFDSSMVPLGQVTSRGSCILAEGVLQTATEPGKQKLELKLEKILHVGVVDPMTYPFTKTKMPLDFLRNYSHFRSRTTVAASVARIRNAAACATQIFFQNHGFLYVHTPIITTSNAQGGSAVFQVTTLLSEAENMELKAVGDYGQAEVEAAKASLKEKSDRIEELKRSDSNKETLAVAVQDLQKTQQLTSEMEARLRLESVFEYKDGKLNFAKDFFSQKAFLTSSAQLHLESYACALGNVYTCGPTFQAEKDQAAKCLAETWMVEAELAFTVLEETMTCAEDYLKFLCQWILDNCLDDIKLLSGRTKKRNLEFLRLAASSVYERITYINAIELLKKGNFKIDYGMQLGDEHERYLTDETFKKPVILYNYPKELTQFHTRINDDGKTAAAFNILLPKGQVLIKGSQREERFEAINERFQELGLPKEPYEWYLDLRRHGTVKHSGFSLGFDKMVQFATGLDDARDVIPFPRFHGKIKN